From a region of the Calliphora vicina chromosome 4, idCalVici1.1, whole genome shotgun sequence genome:
- the Sou gene encoding E3 ubiquitin-protein ligase RMND5A codes for MASSELEPIIAVEKELDRVISKFTEIQENAAAEIGDVASLLEELMQVLGKAEQEMTGTINTGTQVDTDDPMADEAEMQVEMEPSPPRLTDSQIAIITEALQKTNEKLQRLSSEHRDLHGAVSKVGKVIDRNFVSDFTATTRTDALQDEENMMLLNKVIAKHYCRQGMDDVAQLLIKESKMPEDMAQEVFDSERSFAEIYRIWKAIQQHDLKPALEWTSRYSSELISKNSSLEFKLHRLAFLQIISKGISAQAEAIAYARNNFHKFIDRFEHEIPNLMGCFIYLPLGIENSPYKHLISNETWTEASYVFLKDACHTLGISKNSALSVVINAGCTALPALLNIKQVMQSRQVLNIWSGRDELPIEIDLDPEYRYHSIFACPILRQQSTEDNPPKKLACGHVISNDALHKLSNGHILKCPYCPVEQTADEAVRIYF; via the exons ATGGCCTCGTCTGAATTGGAGCCTATAATAGCTGTAGAAAAAGAATTGGATCGTGTTATAAGTAAATTTACAGAAATACAAGAGAATGCAGCAGCCGAAATTGGCGATGTGGCTTCTTTGCTGGAGGAATTAATGCAAGTCCTGGGCAAGGCTGAACAGGAAATGACGGGAACTATTAATACAGGCACCCAGGTTGATACAGATGACCCCATGGCCGATGAAGCCGAAATGCAAGTTGAAATGGAAC cATCTCCCCCACGTTTGACGGACAGCCAAATAGCCATTATCACTGAGGCCTTGCAAAAGACCAATGAAAAACTACAGCGTTTATCCAGTGAACATCGCGATCTGCATGGTGCCGTCTCCAAGGTGGGCAAAGTTATTGACCGCAATTTTGTTTCCGACTTTACGGCCACCACACGCACTGATGCTCTGCAGGATGAAGAAAATATGATGTTGTTGAACAAGGTCATTGCCAAACATTATTGCCGCCAAGGCATGGATGATGTTGCTCAATTATTGATTAAGGAATCCAAAATGCCCGAAGATATGGCTCAAGAAGTTTTCGATTCAGAACGTAGTTTTGCCGAAATCTATCGCATTTGGAAGGCCATACAACAGCATGACCTCAAGCCGGCCTTAGAATGGACTTCCCGCTATTCGAGtgaattgatttcgaaaaattCTTCGTTGGAATTTAAATTACATCGTTTGGcatttttgcaaattatttcGAAAGGCATTTCGGCTCAGGCCGAGGCCATTGCTTATGCACGCAATAATTTCCATAAATTCATTGATAGATTCGAACATGAAATACCCAATTTGATGGGTTGTTTTATCTATTTGCCTTTGGGCATTGAGAATTCTCCCTATAAACATTTGATTTCAAATGAAACTTGGACTGAGGCTTCGTATGTGTTTCTCAAGGATGCCTGTCATACGTTGGGCATTAGTAAGAATTCGGCTTTGTCGGTGGTTATAAATGCTGGATGTACTGCTTTGCCGGCATTGTTGAATATAAAACAG gtCATGCAATCCCGTCAAGTCTTGAACATTTGGAGTGGCCGTGATGAACTGCCCATTGAAATCGATTTGGATCCTGAATATCGCTATCATTCTATATTTGCATGTCCCATTTTAAGGCAGCAGTCCACAGAAGATAATCCTCCCAAAAAACTAGCATGTGGTCATGTGATTTCCAATGATGCTTTACATAAACTAAGTAATGGTCATATATTAAAGTGCCCCTATTGTCCCGTCGAACAAACTGCCGACGAGGCTGTaaggatttatttttaa
- the LOC135956713 gene encoding beta-lactamase-like protein 2 homolog isoform X2 codes for MSIIPPVTRLSSSIIRILGCNPGHMTLQGTNTYLVGTGQKRILIDTGDPDVPEYIKHLSGVLKEENASISTIILTHWHHDHVGGVKDVLKICADKDCQVYKYLRTDAPDVCPEIPEEVKLEKLQDHQEFEVEGGKVKIVHTPGHTTDHVVLTTPEGALFSGDCILGEGTAVFEDLYDYMKSLDKILHLKPSIIYPGHGNVIDDPLDKIKYYIKHRNQREEQILDFFVQRPQQKCQAMDVVKVVYKETPEKLWPAAAYNVSHHLTKLQKEGKLQHFLEDDEDVYMHQTSSKI; via the exons ATGTCTATAATACCGCCGGTTACTCGTCTTTCCTCTTCAATAATAAGAATATTGGGCTGTAATCCAGGGCATATGACCCTGCAGGGCACCAATACTTATTTAGTGGGAACTGGACAAAA ACGTATTTTAATTGACACCGGTGATCCGGATGTTCCAGAATACATAAAACATTTAAGTGGTGTATTAAAGGAAGAAAATGCTTCCATTAGCACCATCATATTAACCCATTGGCATCATGATCATGTAGGCGGTGTTAAAgatgttttgaaaatttgtgcTGATAAAG ATTGTCAGGTTTACAAATACCTAAGAACTGATGCCCCAGATGTGTGTCCAGAGATTCCAGAAGAAGTTAAGCTGGAAAAGTTGCAGGATCATCAGGAATTCGAGGTAGAAGGAGGCAAAGTTAAGATTGTACATACTCCTGGTCACACCACAGATCATGTAGTATTGACCACTCCCGAGGGAGCTTTGTTTAGCGGAGATTGCATCTTGG GTGAGGGTACTGCTGTTTTCGAGGATTTATATGACTATATGAAAAGTTTGGATAAGATTTTACATCTTAAACCCTCGATTATATATCCCGGTCATGGTAATGTCATTGATGATCCTTTGGATAAAATCAAGTATTATATAAAACATCGTAATCAGCGTGAAGAACAGATTTTGGATTTCTTTGTACAACGTCCACAACAAAAATGTCAGGCTATGGATGTGGTTAAAGTGGTGTACAAAGAAACACCCGAAAAATTATGGCCAGCAGCAGCCTACAATGTCAGTCATCATTTGACAAAATTGCAAAAGGAGGGCAAATTACAACATTTCCTAGAAGATGATGAGGATGTTTATATGCATCAAACTTCcagtaaaatataa
- the LOC135956653 gene encoding chymotrypsin BI-like, translating to MKTQYLYQVVILLVLFTLYIKQVQTIATNERIISGSQAAVNQFPWHVLLKRDEFDVLLCGGSLISNSWVLSAAHCFNNITSVFLVFGTIDLYNDDINMTSTAIFKHPHFDAETFHHDISLIQLPQALNFSNSIQAIELITCAQAEHDFIGTPAIITGFGQLDDEDDGLPDILQWAPVEIVNTSSCAEVFGDDLAMDTHICTSGYTSICDGDSGGALVWLNDYDSFVQIGINSFVAVNRCEQNFPAVYVRLYYYMGFIQNITGINFEEPTEIF from the exons atgaAGACTCAATATTTGTATCAAGTGGTcattttattggttttattcacattatatataaaacaagttcAAACAATAGCAACt aatgaaCGCATTATTTCAGGATCACAGGCCGCAGTAAATCAATTTCCTTGGCATGTGCTTTTAAAGAGAgatgaatttgatgttttgctGTGTGGTGGTTCTCTAATTTCCAATAGCTGGGTTTTAAGCGCTGCTCATTGTTTTAACAACATCACCTCAGTTTTTTTGGTATTTGGCACCATAGACCTATACAATGATGATATTAATATGACCTCTACAGCAATCTTTAAACATCCTCACTTTGATGCAGAAACCTTTCACCATGATATTTCACTTATTCAGCTACCACAAGCATTAAACTTTTCCAACAGCATACAAGCCATTGAATTGATAACTTGTGCCCAGGCAGAGCATGATTTTATAGGAACTCCAGCCATTATTACAGGATTTGGTCAGCTAGACGATGAAGATGACGGACTTCCTGATATCTTACAATGGGCTCCAGTGGAAATTGTTAATACTTCTAGTTGTGCAGAAGTTTTTGGTGACGATTTGGCCATGGATACACATATTTGTACGAGCGGTTATACCTCAATTTGCGATGGTGATTCGGGAGGTGCTTTGGTTTGGCTAAACGATTACGATAGTTTTGTACAAATTGGCATTAATTCTTTTGTGGCTGTAAACAGGTGTGAGCAAAATTTTCCAGCCGTCTATGTTAGATTATATTACTATATGGggtttattcaaaatattactgGCATAAATTTTGAGGAACCAAcggaaattttttaa
- the LOC135957054 gene encoding uncharacterized protein LOC135957054 isoform X2: MKKVMLKKPFNEDQSDIYRKINTKLDLLTENNELLKKQLKEIRNQNALILDALSENNVALKDFLKDRNPKYIKTFPINRIEELNDLERNINESNEKEYISSIRAIAGKRGLKKGLTDILSHKLLVDFNVEGSHNKQRLLNYPKFVNILFQGTYDENSSEKSFKNTLRDALKLAKNRFFKEKKSIEKAKISIDSPKDGDSEKVLQLTDNELVLKYPSIF; encoded by the exons ATGAAGAAAGTCATGCTCAAGAAGCCATTTAATGAAGATCAATCCGACATATATCGGAAGATAAATACGAAACTTGATCTGCTTACTG aaaacaatgaactattaaaaaaacaacttaaag aaattcgAAATCAAAATGCTTTGATTCTAGATGCCTTAAGTGAAAATAACGTTGcattaaaagatttcttaaaAGATAGAAatccaaaatacataaaaactttTCCAATAAATAGAATCGAAGAGTTGAATGACTTGGAGCGAAATATTAACGAGAGCAACGAAAAGGAATAT ATTTCATCTATAAGAGCAATAGCCGGAAAAAGAGGACTAAAAAAAGGCCTTACAGACATTTTGTCTCACAAATTGTTGGTTGACTTTAATGTGGAAGGAAGTCATAATAAACAGAGACTTCTAAATTAcccaaaatttgttaatatactATTTC AAGGAACTTATGATGAGAATAGTTCAGAAAAATCTTTTAAGAATACGTTAAGAGACGCTTTAAAGTTggctaaaaatagattttttaaagaaaaaaaatctatagaaaagGCAAAAATATCTATAGACTCCCCCAAAGATGGGGATTCGGAAAAGGTCTTGCAACTCACAGACAATGAGTTGGTATTAAAATACCCCTCAATTTTTTAG
- the LOC135958735 gene encoding adenylate kinase 8: protein MTLLSNTEYKLTEYAAETMVYFEKHKLIEVAKKILVECALLRPLDPQEWIGQNIKRIANEIYQDCLNQGQNGIVKSLELSANFLYRIVLFGRPGSGRKTQAHNLVTRFNLVLIDAEMLIYHHLRGDDDHPNDALDRELQRAFYYNNCLAKSKALLNIISRRVLEKDCLSRGWVLVNFPNTLQDFKDILENFKIPPNKLVYLKCPEKTCMRRLTNTPNLGKPSHTQQKKNHIFRGRKDSFATLDVIKMSYVKMHFHYFLLGTYSYYGYEMRFFNQQEKGITDYLLQRQETIFVNAMEPSETVKTYMMSGIMKSPYVMGFKHNTRL, encoded by the exons ATGACTCTTTTAAGCAATACCGAATATAAATTAACCGAATATGCTGCCGAAACTATGGTGTACTTTGAAAAGCATAAATTAATCGAGGTTGCTAAA AAAATTTTAGTAGAATGTGCTTTACTAAGACCCCTAGATCCCCAAGAATGGATTGGCCAGAATATCAAACGTATAGCCAACGAAATATATCAAGATTGTTTAAATCAAGGCCAAAATGGCATAGTAAAATCTTTGGAACTGTCTGCAAATTTTCTATATCGCATTGTTTTGTTTGGTAGACCTGGATCAGGTAGAAAAACTCAAGCCCATAATTTAGTTACTAGATTTAACTTGGTGTTAA TTGATGCTGAAATGTTAATATATCATCATTTAAGAGGTGATGATGATCATCCCAATGATGCTTTAGATAGAGAATTGCAAAGagctttttattataataattgtttGGCTAAATCTAAGGCCCTACTAAATATTATTAGCAGACGTGTATTAGAAAAAGATTGTTTAAGTCGTGGTTGGGTTTTAGTAAATTTCCCAAATACTTTACaagattttaaagatattttggaaaactttaaaatacCACCCAATAAATTGGTTTATTTGAAATGTCCGGAAAAGACTTGCATGCGCAGGCTAACAAATACGCCCAATTTGGGTAAACCCAGTcatacccagcaaaaaaa AAATCACATCTTCAGAGGTAGAAAAGATTCATTTGCAACTTTAGATGTGATTAAAATGTCATATGTAAAGATGCActtccattattttttgctgggtactTATTCTTATTATGGATATgag ATGAGATTTTTTAATCAGCAGGAGAAAGGTATAACGGATTATTTGTTACAACGCCAAGAGACGATTTTTGTTAATGCCATGGAACCTTCGGAGACTGTTAAAACTTACATGATGAGCGGTATTATGAAATCTCCTTATGTTATGGGTTTTAAACACAATACCAGGTTGTAA
- the LOC135956713 gene encoding beta-lactamase-like protein 2 homolog isoform X1 translates to MSIIPPVTRLSSSIIRILGCNPGHMTLQGTNTYLVGTGQKRILIDTGDPDVPEYIKHLSGVLKEENASISTIILTHWHHDHVGGVKDVLKICADKVNIHKDCQVYKYLRTDAPDVCPEIPEEVKLEKLQDHQEFEVEGGKVKIVHTPGHTTDHVVLTTPEGALFSGDCILGEGTAVFEDLYDYMKSLDKILHLKPSIIYPGHGNVIDDPLDKIKYYIKHRNQREEQILDFFVQRPQQKCQAMDVVKVVYKETPEKLWPAAAYNVSHHLTKLQKEGKLQHFLEDDEDVYMHQTSSKI, encoded by the exons ATGTCTATAATACCGCCGGTTACTCGTCTTTCCTCTTCAATAATAAGAATATTGGGCTGTAATCCAGGGCATATGACCCTGCAGGGCACCAATACTTATTTAGTGGGAACTGGACAAAA ACGTATTTTAATTGACACCGGTGATCCGGATGTTCCAGAATACATAAAACATTTAAGTGGTGTATTAAAGGAAGAAAATGCTTCCATTAGCACCATCATATTAACCCATTGGCATCATGATCATGTAGGCGGTGTTAAAgatgttttgaaaatttgtgcTGATAAAG TAAATATTCATAAAGATTGTCAGGTTTACAAATACCTAAGAACTGATGCCCCAGATGTGTGTCCAGAGATTCCAGAAGAAGTTAAGCTGGAAAAGTTGCAGGATCATCAGGAATTCGAGGTAGAAGGAGGCAAAGTTAAGATTGTACATACTCCTGGTCACACCACAGATCATGTAGTATTGACCACTCCCGAGGGAGCTTTGTTTAGCGGAGATTGCATCTTGG GTGAGGGTACTGCTGTTTTCGAGGATTTATATGACTATATGAAAAGTTTGGATAAGATTTTACATCTTAAACCCTCGATTATATATCCCGGTCATGGTAATGTCATTGATGATCCTTTGGATAAAATCAAGTATTATATAAAACATCGTAATCAGCGTGAAGAACAGATTTTGGATTTCTTTGTACAACGTCCACAACAAAAATGTCAGGCTATGGATGTGGTTAAAGTGGTGTACAAAGAAACACCCGAAAAATTATGGCCAGCAGCAGCCTACAATGTCAGTCATCATTTGACAAAATTGCAAAAGGAGGGCAAATTACAACATTTCCTAGAAGATGATGAGGATGTTTATATGCATCAAACTTCcagtaaaatataa
- the LOC135957054 gene encoding uncharacterized protein LOC135957054 isoform X1 codes for MKKVMLKKPFNEDQSDIYRKINTKLDLLTENNELLKKQLKENNDIFKKQLNEIRNQNALILDALSENNVALKDFLKDRNPKYIKTFPINRIEELNDLERNINESNEKEYISSIRAIAGKRGLKKGLTDILSHKLLVDFNVEGSHNKQRLLNYPKFVNILFQGTYDENSSEKSFKNTLRDALKLAKNRFFKEKKSIEKAKISIDSPKDGDSEKVLQLTDNELVLKYPSIF; via the exons ATGAAGAAAGTCATGCTCAAGAAGCCATTTAATGAAGATCAATCCGACATATATCGGAAGATAAATACGAAACTTGATCTGCTTACTG aaaacaatgaactattaaaaaaacaacttaaag aaaataatgatatttttaaaaaacagctaaatg aaattcgAAATCAAAATGCTTTGATTCTAGATGCCTTAAGTGAAAATAACGTTGcattaaaagatttcttaaaAGATAGAAatccaaaatacataaaaactttTCCAATAAATAGAATCGAAGAGTTGAATGACTTGGAGCGAAATATTAACGAGAGCAACGAAAAGGAATAT ATTTCATCTATAAGAGCAATAGCCGGAAAAAGAGGACTAAAAAAAGGCCTTACAGACATTTTGTCTCACAAATTGTTGGTTGACTTTAATGTGGAAGGAAGTCATAATAAACAGAGACTTCTAAATTAcccaaaatttgttaatatactATTTC AAGGAACTTATGATGAGAATAGTTCAGAAAAATCTTTTAAGAATACGTTAAGAGACGCTTTAAAGTTggctaaaaatagattttttaaagaaaaaaaatctatagaaaagGCAAAAATATCTATAGACTCCCCCAAAGATGGGGATTCGGAAAAGGTCTTGCAACTCACAGACAATGAGTTGGTATTAAAATACCCCTCAATTTTTTAG
- the LOC135957053 gene encoding CXXC-type zinc finger protein 1-like, whose protein sequence is MSEKRKNKKSKEEIAKEFDLPERKSKIATIMKQDGQAYCICRSSDCSRFMIGCDGCEEWYHGDCINITEKEAKHIKHYYCQKCKEDDPTLQTVFRVVPVEKTANPMGAVMPMEQEKRKKSKDLTATTSGDVPAKTSTKVNRCGTCEGCRTPNCNNCEACRIRVGHKPRCERRVCLVQLQAQMSLQIQPQIVPQQQQPAQPRPAKKKEKPVKDRQRKRKRSLTPEPFINPELEGIRQCYGPSCRHNSRPQSKYCSDECGLRLATARIFQVLPQRVQEWNLTRCRAEEENKKQLDQIRSKQAMVRFALAELDKRHQELDMIVERAKHSSLDPNFQEHNDIEDEQSMYCITCGHEIHSRTAIKHMEKCFNKYESQASFGSIFKTRIEGQSMFCDFYNPASKTYCKRLKVLCPEHCKDPKVSDTDVCGCPLVLDVFTPTGEFCRAPKKSCYKHYVWEKIRRAEIDLERVRQWLKMDELLEQERQIRHQMASRAGVLGLMLHSTYNHEVMEELCRQQQQQLAAAQQQKQLMEK, encoded by the exons atgagcgaaaaaaggaaaaacaagaAATCA AAAGAAGAAATTGCCAAGGAGTTTGATTTGCCCGAGCGCAAATCAAAAATTGCAACAATTATGAAGCAAGATGGCCAGGCTTACTGTATTTGCCGATCTTCTGACTGTTCCCGATTTATGAT cGGATGTGATGGTTGCGAGGAATGGTATCATGGCGATTGTATCAACATCACCGAAAAGGAGGCCAAACatattaaacattattattgTCAGAAGTGCAAAGAAGATGATCCCACATTGCAAACTGTTTTTCGTGTAGTGCCGGTGGAAAAAACAGCCAATCCTATGGGAGCGGTAATGCCCATGGAACAGGAAAAGCGTAAAAAGTCTAAAGATCTTACCGCGACTACTTCGGGGGATGTGCCGGCTAAAACTAGCACTAAAGTTAACCGCTGTGGCACTTGTGAAGGTTGTCGTACGCCCAATTGTAATAACTGTGAGGCTTGTCGCATACGTGTGGGCCATAAACCACGTTGTGAAAGACGTGTTTGTTTGGTACAACTTCAGGCCCAAATGTCATTACAAATACAACCGCAAATTGTACCTCAACAGCAGCAACCAGCCCAACCGAGACCCGCTAAGAAAAAGGAAAAGCCAGTGAAAGATCGCCAACGTAAAAGAAAAAGATCCTTGACCCCCGAACCCTTTATTAATCCAGAACTAGAAGGCATACGCCAATGTTATGGTCCCAGTTGTAGGCACAACTCTCGTCCCCAATCTAAGTATTGTAGTGATGAATGTGGTTTACGTTTGGCCACCGCTCGAATATTTCAGGTGCTACCACAAAGAGTACAAGAATGGAATCTAACGCGTTGTCGTGCCGaggaagaaaacaaaaaacaattagaTCAAATTAGATCTAAGCAAGCTATGGTACGTTTTGCTTTGGCTGAGTTGGATAAAAGACACCAGGAATTGGATATGATTGTGGAAAGAGCCAAACATTCGTCATTGGATCCAAATTTCCAAGAACACAATGACATTGAAGATGAACAGTCTATGTACTGTATTACATGTGGTCATGAGATTCACTCAAGGACCGCCATCAAACACatggaaaaatgttttaacaaatATGAATCGCAAGCTTCTTTTGGCAGTATTTTTAAAACACGCATTGAGGGTCAATCCATGTTTTGTGACTTCTATAATCCAGCAAGTAAAACTTATTGCAAACGTTTGAAGGTTTTGTGTCCTGAACACTGTAAAGATCCGAAAGTTAGCGATACCGATGTTTGTGGCTGTCCCTTGGTCTTAGATGTATTTACGCCGACGGGGGAATTTTGTCGAGCTCCCAAGAAAAGCTGTTACAAACATTATGTTTGGGAAAAGATACGTAGGGCTGAAATTGACTTGGAGCGTGTTAGGCAATGGTTAAAAATGGATGAGCTGTTGGAGCAGGAAAGACAAATAAGACATCAAATGGCTTCCAGGGCTGGTGTATTGGGTTTAATGTTACATTCCACTTATAATCATGAGGTTATGGAAGAGTTATGCcgccaacagcaacaacaattggCTGCAGCTCAGCAGCAAAAACAATTAATGGAAaagtaa
- the LOC135956652 gene encoding brachyurin-like, protein MKTCYLYTLGILMIFGTLYVIHAQTITFSKRIISGTRAAVNQFPWHVILKRDEFDVLLCGGSLISDSWVLTAAHCFKNITSVFLVFGTIDLRNDDINMTSTEIFMHPQYNEINFNNDIALIQLPETLNFTSSIQAIKLVTTALAATGFIGAQAIVAGFGQLNDEEVAFPDTLQWAQVEIVNTSKCAEVYGEDLAAATNICARGYNDTNMSICQGDSGGALVWLNDADSFVQIGISSYVALNQCTQNFPAGYTRLSSYMDFIQNITGIHFEDAMEIA, encoded by the exons atgaAGACTTGTTATTTGTATACTCTGGGGATTTTAATGATATTTGGAACGTTATATGTAATACATGCACAAACAATAACATTt agTAAACGCATTATATCTGGCACACGGGCAGCAGTAAATCAATTTCCTTGGCATGTGATTTTAAAGAGAGACGAATTTGATGTTTTGCTGTGTGGTGGTTCACTAATTTCCGATAGTTGGGTTTTAACCGCCGCTCattgttttaaaaacatcaCCTCAGTTTTTTTGGTATTTGGCACCATAGACCTACGCAATGATGACATTAATATGACCTCTACTGAAATCTTTATGCATCCTCAATACAATGAAATAAACTTTAACAATGATATTGCACTTATTCAGCTACCAGAAACATTAAACTTTACCAGCAGCATACAAGCCATTAAATTGGTAACTACTGCACTGGCTGCCACTGGTTTTATAGGAGCTCAAGCCATTGTTGCTGGATTTGGTCAGCTAAACGATGAAGAGGTGGCATTTCCTGATACCTTACAATGGGCTCAGGTGGAAATTGTCAATACTTCTAAATGTGCCGAAGTGTATGGTGAAGACTTGGCTGCGGCTACAAATATTTGCGCCCGGGGTTATAATGATACGAATATGTCAATTTGTCAAGGTGATTCGGGAGGTGCTTTGGTTTGGCTGAACGATGCCGATAGTTTTGTGCAAATTGGCATTAGTTCATATGTGGCTTTAAACCAGTGTACGCAAAATTTTCCAGCCGGCTATACTAGACTGTCTTCGTATAtggattttattcaaaatattactgGCATACATTTTGAGGATGCAATGGAAATTGCTTAA